The following proteins are encoded in a genomic region of uncultured Vibrio sp.:
- a CDS encoding HU family DNA-binding protein: MNKTQLVEQIAENADISKASAGRALDAFIEAVSGTLQTGDQVALVGFGTFSVRTRAARTGRNPKTGEEIQIAEAKVPAFKAGKALKDSVN, translated from the coding sequence GTGAATAAAACTCAGTTAGTTGAACAAATCGCAGAAAATGCAGATATTTCTAAAGCGTCTGCGGGTCGTGCGTTAGACGCATTCATTGAAGCAGTAAGTGGGACGCTTCAAACGGGTGATCAAGTTGCTCTAGTTGGCTTCGGTACTTTCAGCGTTCGTACTCGTGCTGCACGTACTGGCCGCAATCCAAAGACTGGTGAAGAAATCCAAATCGCAGAAGCAAAAGTACCAGCATTCAAAGCAGGTAAAGCATTAAAAGATTCAGTAAACTAA
- the lon gene encoding endopeptidase La — protein sequence MNLERSESIEIPVLPLRDVVVYPHMVIPLFVGREKSISCLETAMETNKQVLLVAQKQADTDEPTVDDLFDVGTVATILQLLKLPDGTVKVLVEGQQRAKINHFKESDFFLAEAEFIVTPELDEREQEVIVRSAINQFEGFIKLNKKIPPEVLTSLNGIDEAARLADTIAAHMPLKLVDKQQVLEIIDVTERLEFLMGQMESEIDLLQVEKRIRGRVKKQMEKSQREYYLNEQMKAIQKELGEMEDAPDEFETLQNKIEESKMPQEAREKTEQELQKLKMMSPMSAEATVVRSYIDWMVSVPWAKRSKVKKNLAKAEEILNEDHYGLERVKERILEYLAVQNRINKLKGPILCLVGPPGVGKTSLGRSIASATGRKYVRMALGGVRDEAEIRGHRRTYIGSLPGKLIQKMSKVGVRNPLFLLDEIDKMSSDMRGDPASALLEVLDPEQNNSFNDHYLEVDYDLSDVMFVATSNSMNIPGPLLDRMEVIRLSGYTEDEKLNIAKRHLVDKQLQRNGLKPNEIVIEDSAIVGIIRYYTREAGVRSLEREISKICRKAVKNILLDKDIKSVTVSMDNLKEYLGVQRFDYGKADESNRIGQVTGLAWTEVGGDLLTIETQSMPGKGKLTQTGSLGDVMQESIQAAMTVVRSRAEKLGINTDFYEKKDIHVHVPEGATPKDGPSAGTAMCTALVSALTGNPVKAEVAMTGEITLRGEVLPIGGLKEKLLAAHRGGIKTVLIPKDNERDLEEIPENVIADLTVIPVQWIDEVLKVALERDPTGVEFEAKK from the coding sequence ATGAACTTGGAACGTTCCGAGAGTATCGAGATCCCGGTACTACCTCTACGTGACGTAGTGGTCTACCCGCACATGGTCATTCCATTGTTTGTTGGTCGTGAAAAGTCGATTAGCTGTCTAGAGACGGCGATGGAAACAAACAAACAAGTTCTGCTTGTGGCACAAAAGCAAGCGGATACTGACGAGCCAACGGTTGACGACCTATTCGACGTAGGTACGGTAGCCACCATTCTTCAGCTTTTAAAGCTTCCTGATGGCACAGTAAAAGTACTGGTTGAAGGTCAGCAACGTGCGAAGATTAATCACTTTAAAGAGAGCGACTTTTTCTTAGCTGAGGCAGAGTTCATCGTGACCCCTGAGCTGGACGAGCGTGAGCAAGAAGTCATAGTTCGTAGTGCGATCAACCAGTTCGAAGGCTTTATCAAGCTAAACAAAAAGATCCCGCCAGAAGTACTGACTTCGTTAAATGGGATTGATGAAGCTGCTCGTCTAGCAGATACCATCGCAGCTCATATGCCACTAAAACTGGTAGACAAGCAACAAGTGCTTGAGATCATCGATGTCACTGAGCGTTTGGAATTCCTTATGGGCCAAATGGAATCAGAGATCGATCTGCTACAAGTTGAAAAACGCATCCGTGGCCGCGTTAAAAAGCAAATGGAAAAGTCTCAGCGTGAGTACTATCTGAATGAGCAAATGAAAGCGATTCAGAAAGAACTGGGTGAGATGGAAGACGCGCCGGATGAGTTCGAAACGCTGCAAAATAAAATTGAAGAATCAAAGATGCCTCAAGAGGCGCGCGAAAAGACAGAACAAGAGCTGCAAAAGCTTAAGATGATGTCTCCAATGTCTGCAGAAGCAACAGTCGTTCGTAGCTACATCGATTGGATGGTGAGCGTTCCTTGGGCTAAACGTTCTAAAGTGAAGAAGAATCTGGCTAAAGCGGAAGAGATTCTGAACGAAGACCATTACGGTCTGGAGCGCGTTAAAGAGCGCATTCTAGAATACTTAGCAGTACAAAACCGTATTAACAAGCTAAAAGGCCCGATCCTTTGTCTTGTTGGACCTCCTGGTGTGGGTAAAACGTCTCTAGGCCGTTCGATTGCTTCTGCAACTGGCCGTAAGTACGTTCGTATGGCGCTTGGTGGCGTGCGTGATGAAGCTGAGATCCGTGGTCACCGTCGTACCTACATCGGTTCACTACCGGGTAAGCTTATCCAGAAAATGTCTAAAGTTGGGGTTAGAAACCCGCTATTCCTTCTTGATGAGATCGACAAGATGTCGTCTGACATGCGTGGCGACCCAGCATCTGCACTGCTAGAAGTACTGGATCCAGAGCAAAACAACTCGTTCAACGATCACTATCTAGAAGTGGATTACGATCTCTCCGACGTGATGTTCGTAGCGACGTCTAACTCAATGAATATTCCTGGTCCGCTTCTTGACCGTATGGAAGTCATTCGTCTTTCTGGTTACACAGAAGATGAGAAACTGAACATCGCTAAGCGCCATTTGGTCGATAAACAACTGCAACGTAATGGTTTGAAGCCAAACGAGATTGTTATCGAAGACTCGGCAATTGTAGGCATTATTCGTTACTACACGCGTGAAGCTGGTGTACGTAGTCTAGAGCGTGAAATTTCTAAGATCTGCCGCAAAGCAGTGAAAAACATCCTATTGGATAAAGACATCAAGTCAGTCACTGTTTCGATGGACAACCTGAAAGAATACCTAGGTGTTCAGCGTTTTGACTATGGTAAGGCTGATGAAAGCAACCGTATTGGTCAGGTAACTGGTTTGGCTTGGACTGAAGTCGGCGGCGATCTGCTAACGATTGAAACTCAGTCTATGCCGGGTAAAGGTAAACTGACGCAAACCGGTTCACTTGGCGATGTCATGCAAGAGTCTATTCAGGCAGCAATGACGGTCGTTCGTTCTCGTGCGGAAAAACTGGGTATTAACACCGATTTCTACGAGAAGAAAGACATCCATGTTCACGTACCTGAAGGCGCAACACCAAAAGATGGCCCAAGTGCTGGTACAGCGATGTGTACTGCTCTGGTATCTGCGTTGACGGGTAACCCAGTGAAAGCTGAAGTCGCGATGACGGGCGAAATTACGCTGCGTGGTGAAGTTCTGCCTATCGGTGGTCTAAAAGAAAAATTACTTGCGGCACATCGTGGCGGCATTAAAACGGTACTGATTCCAAAAGATAACGAGCGTGATTTGGAAGAGATTCCAGAGAATGTTATCGCAGATCTGACAGTTATCCCGGTTCAGTGGATTGATGAAGTACTGAAAGTTGCACTCGAGCGAGACCCGACAGGCGTTGAGTTTGAAGCTAAAAAATAG